Proteins from one Pseudomonas sp. KBS0710 genomic window:
- a CDS encoding Cro/CI family transcriptional regulator produces MEKISLSDFVKKIGQARVARALGVKPASIAKALKMRRNIEVTVGADGACVAQEVRPFPSNVQDDQDAKQPTSSNAA; encoded by the coding sequence GTGGAAAAAATCTCGTTGAGTGACTTCGTCAAAAAGATCGGCCAGGCCCGGGTTGCTCGTGCGTTGGGCGTCAAACCAGCCTCCATCGCGAAAGCGTTGAAAATGCGTCGAAACATTGAAGTGACAGTGGGCGCGGACGGCGCCTGTGTGGCTCAAGAGGTGCGGCCCTTTCCGTCCAATGTCCAGGATGATCAAGACGCGAAGCAGCCTACGAGCAGCAACGCCGCATGA
- a CDS encoding XRE family transcriptional regulator, translating into MTTSKKPLSAPLMAECKAANDLFLAKKNLLKLTQKKIAEAAGITPVSVNQYLRGINPLNARFAAVLAKAIQEPIESFSPRLAAEIAEMANVSPMVQPHRNATEYPLVSWVDAGRGIESTGVYPSGISDEWLSSTVNAGPKGYWLRVKGKSMTSDTPPTFPEGTPILICPEGFDLISGKFYVARNLTSGEATFKQYVLDAGVGYLVPLNPSYQPVVLDESWEIIGRAIDAKIIGM; encoded by the coding sequence ATGACGACCTCAAAAAAACCGCTGTCCGCCCCTTTAATGGCTGAGTGCAAAGCTGCAAACGATCTCTTTCTCGCGAAAAAGAATCTGTTAAAGCTCACTCAAAAAAAGATCGCTGAAGCGGCAGGAATCACCCCTGTGTCCGTAAACCAGTACCTGCGCGGCATAAATCCGCTGAACGCCCGGTTTGCAGCAGTGCTGGCGAAGGCGATCCAGGAACCAATTGAAAGTTTCAGCCCGCGATTGGCAGCAGAAATCGCCGAGATGGCGAACGTCAGTCCCATGGTTCAGCCTCACCGGAACGCCACTGAATATCCGCTGGTTAGCTGGGTTGATGCAGGTCGAGGGATTGAGTCGACAGGGGTCTATCCGAGTGGTATCTCGGATGAGTGGCTGAGTTCCACGGTGAACGCTGGCCCAAAAGGTTACTGGTTGCGCGTCAAGGGCAAGTCCATGACCTCGGACACGCCGCCCACATTTCCAGAAGGCACGCCGATCTTGATCTGCCCGGAGGGCTTCGACCTCATCAGTGGGAAGTTCTACGTTGCGCGGAACCTTACCAGTGGAGAAGCCACGTTCAAGCAATACGTACTCGATGCCGGCGTGGGCTACCTCGTACCATTGAATCCCAGTTATCAGCCCGTTGTGCTCGACGAAAGTTGGGAGATTATCGGCCGGGCGATCGACGCGAAAATTATTGGAATGTAG
- a CDS encoding DUF1654 domain-containing protein — translation MSSQTSSGAVSQSYTPYESLILRIHRQINSSAAQDKRQTVIVLQPGESADDWDTFLDQLEMEESVRVTHIDASAAQLKWTNQHFSQVAVG, via the coding sequence ATGTCGAGTCAAACCTCATCTGGTGCCGTCAGCCAGTCGTACACACCGTACGAGAGTCTGATTCTCCGTATCCACCGCCAGATAAACAGCTCTGCCGCCCAGGACAAAAGACAGACCGTTATAGTCCTACAACCTGGTGAAAGTGCAGACGATTGGGACACATTCTTGGACCAACTGGAGATGGAGGAAAGCGTGCGGGTCACGCATATCGACGCGAGCGCTGCTCAACTGAAATGGACAAATCAGCATTTTTCTCAAGTAGCAGTCGGCTAA